The following is a genomic window from Streptomyces sp. NBC_01381.
GCGCGAGCGGGTGCCGGGACGGCATGAGGACCGTCAACTGGTCCTCCATGAGCGGGATTTCCACCACATCCGCCGGTACGGCCTCGTGCAGGCCGGGGTAGTGGAAGGCCAGCGTGATGTCGCAGTCGCCGTTCACGAGCCGCTGGAGCGACTCGGGCGGTTCGTTCTCCTGGAGTTCGACGCGTACACCGGGATGGCCGGACGCGAGCCGGGCGAGCGCCTCCGGGATGAGGGTCGCGGTGGCGCTGGGGAAGGCGCAGACGCGTACCCGCCCGGTGCGCAGGCCCGTGATCGCGTTCATCTGCTGCTGGGCGGCGCTGATGTTGCCGAGGATGATCCCCGCGTGCCGGGACAGCGCCTCGCCCGCCTCGGTCAGCCGCATGCGCCGGCCGACCCGCGTGAACAGGACCGTGCCGACGGACCGTTCGAGCGCCTTCATCTGCTGGGTGATCGCCGGTTGCGTATAGCCGAGCGAGCGGGCGGCGGCGGAGTAGGAGCCGGTGCGCACCACTTCATGGAACGACCTGATGTGCCGGGAATCGAACACACCTGAATCATAAGCAGGATTTGGGATGCGCGGACAAGGCGTTCCCCGGCCTTTTGGATGCCTTCTGGATCGGCCGGTGTCCGGATCCCGACAGGATCAGCCGGTCGTCCTCGCAAGCGGCACGCGCCCGAGCCAGGCCGCCAACTCCCCATAGGCGTCCGCCCCTTCAGGGGCCTCCTGCACCGTGCCGAACGGCACACCCTCGCCGCGTCGCTCGGCGGGCAGCGCCTGGTGCGCGAAGTCCAGCGCGAACCGCGCCAGTTCCTGGTCGAGTTCGAGCGGCCGCCCGAGCGCCTCGGACAGATCCCAGGTGTGGGTCACGGACTCCATCACGTATCCGGAGAGCGCGATCCGCCCCGGAGCGTCGCCCCACGGCACCCGCACCGGCGCGTCGAGGCGCGCGTCGTCGGCCCAGGCGTCCAGCGTGGCCGCCCTGACCTTCTCGTAGGCCGCGCCGAAGCCGTCGTCCTGCACGTCGTCGGCGAACGGCGTGACCGCGAGACCGTCGCCGCCCTCGCCGACGACCTGGATGCGCCGGGTCCCGCCGACGATGTGCGAGAGAAGCCTGCGTACGTCGTATTCGTCGCAGGGCGTGGCGGCGTCGAGCTGCTCGGGGCGCACGGTGGCGATGAGCGTCGCGATCTGTTCGGTGGCGCGGGCGAAGACGGGGCGGGGGTCGGGAGAGGCGTTCATGGCTGACTTCTTTCGTCCGTCGGTTCGGTCTCTGCGCGTGCGACGGGCGCGCCCATCGCACGGCCGCCGCTGACGAAGGAGACTCTCGCCGCATAACCTGACACCTGCCGTCAGCTTTTCCGTCATCCTTGACGACGTGAAATCCGACCGGCTCCTCTCGATCCTGCTGCTGCTCCAGACCCGCGGCCAGGTCCCCGCGCATGAACTGGCCGACCGCCTCGAAGTCTCCGTACGCACCATCTACCGCGACATCGAGGCGCTGTCCTCGTCCGGCGTCCCGGTGTACGCCGAGCGCGGCCGGCATGGCGGCATCGCGCTGCTTCCCGGCTTCCGTACGGACGTCACGGGGCTGACGCAGGACGAGTCGCGGGCCCTGTTCATCCTCGCCGCGCAGGGCGCGCACGCCGCGCTCGGACTCGACGCGGCGCTCGGCTCGGCGCTGCGCAAGGTCATGGCCGCGATGCCCGAACCGCACCGTCCCGCCGCCGAGTTGACGAGCCGTCGGATTCTTGTCGACTCGGCGCGCTGGATGCCGGGGGCCCGCGGGTCCGGTCCGGCCGTGGCCGACCTGGACGTGCTGCAGGACGCCGTCTTCGCCGACCGGCGGCTGCGCCTTCGCTACCGGCACGGCGGCGACGCGGAGCCGAGCACCTACACCGTGGACCCCTATGGCCTCGTGTCGAAGGCGGGCGTCTGGTACCTGGTCGCGGACCGGCGCGGCGCCCCGCAGCTGTTCCGCGCCGACCGTGTGCAGTCGGCGACCCGCACGGACGCGCCCGTCAAGCGCCGTCCCGGCGTCGAACTGGCCGACATCTGGGGGGTGTTGAAGCGTCAGGTCGAGGACCGTCCGGTCGGCGTCGAGGTGACGGCGCGGGTGGCACGGGACCGCTTCGCGCTGTTCCTGCGCCTCAACGGCCATCGGATCGCCGCACACCCCGAGGACGACGGCGAGAGCGAGTGGATCACCGTCCGTCTCGGGTACGGAGTCCTGGGCGAGGTCCGGACCCTGCTTCCCTTCGCCGCCGGAGTGGAAGTCCTCGCGCCGCCCGAGGCCCGCGCCGAGCTGGCACGGGCCGCCGCGGCCGTCACGGAGCTGTACCGAGACGTTCCGGACGCAGGAAACGGCTCAGCTCGCCGGTGAGTTCGGCGGGCGCGTCCTCCTGTACGAGATGTCCCGCACCCTCGATCAGGCGCAGCTCGGCGCCGGGGATCAGCTTGGCCAGTTCATGGCCGCGCTCGACGGGGATCCAAGTGTCGTCGGTGCCCCAGCAGATGAGGACGGGCAGCGCCAACTCCCCGTACCGTCCCTGGATCTCGTCGGTGAACCGCTGGTCGTTCTGCTCGATCTGCCGGTAGAAGGCGGGCCTGCCCTCGTCGGTGCACCAGGGCTCGACGAGCCGGTCGAGCACCGCCGGGTGCAGCCCGCGGTGGCTCGCCGATGCGACGTACTCCCGCACCAGCGCCTCGTGCAGGGCGGGCGGCAGCTGCGCGAAGACGTCGGCGTGCGCGCCGAGCAGGCGGTAGGTGGGGGAGCCCCAGGGGGCGAGCGCCACCGGGTCGACGACGGCGAGGCGGTCGTAGCGGGCGCCGTGCAGGAGGTGCGCGCGCAGGGCCACGCAGCCCCCGAAGTCATGCGCCACGACGGCGGGCCGCCGCAGGCCCCAGTGGGCCAGGAGTTCGGTCAGGACGCGGGCCTGCGCGGCCAGGGACACGTCCTGCCCCGCGGCCATCTCCGAGGTGCCGTAGCCCGGCAAGTCCCAGGCGTACACGCGGTGTTCGCGGGAGAGCGCGCGGGCGACGCCGCGCCAGACGTACGACGAGAAGGGGGTGCCGTGGACCAGGACGACCGGTGGCGCGTCCTCGGGGCCGACGGCGGTCCAGCGGACGGCGCCGGTCGGTCCTGCGAAGGTGTGGTCGAGCGTCCAGTCACGGTCGGTCGTCATGGGCGTAAGGCTAGTCGTCCAGCCAGTGGTGGCGTCCGAGGGACACCAGGCGCAACTGGCGGCGGGCCCGGTCCGCGACCCGCTCCTGGGCGTCGGGTGCCGCTTCCAGGAGTGCGGACGCGGTCATCACCATGTGGTCGACGTACGTACCGGCCAGCATCAGGAGGTCGTCCTCGTCCCAGCCCGCCGCCTCCGGCTCCTGGGCGAACTGGTCCTTCACCTCCTGTGCGAACAGGGCGAGTTGATCGCCGATGGCGGACCGCACTGCCTGTACGCCGCCGTGCAGCTCGCGGGAGATGAAGCGGACGTGGGCGGGGTGGGTGCGCACATAGGTGACGATCAACTCGACCGCGGCCGCGATGCGTTCCTCGCCGTCACCGGTCGCGGAGAGCAGCGAGGAGAGGGTCGTGTGCAGACTGCCGAGCGCCTCCTCGACCAGGGCCACGCCCAGGTCGTCCATGTCGCGGAAGTGCCGGTAGAAGGCGGTGGGCGCCACTCCCACGGCACGGGTGACCTCGCGCAGGCCCAGGCTGCTCAGGCTCTGCTCCTCGAGCAGCTGGAGCGCCGCGTCGAGGAGGGCCTGCCGGGTCTTCTGCTTCTGGGCCTGCCGGATGCCGAGAGTGTGACTCATGCCATGCAGTTAACAACTGTTCTCTGAGATTGGAAAGCCGGTGCGGTAGTAGACTCCTCAGTCAGTGAACAGTTGTAACCACAAACGTTCACCGAACACCTCACACGAGAGGCATCCCATGCTTTTCCTCGTCGCCGCCCTCCTGCTGCTCGGCGTCGCCATGGGCTCCGTGGCGCACGCGCCGCTGCCCGTCACCCTCGTCGCCGCGGCCGTCATCGGCGTCTGGCTCCTGATCTTCGCGATCCGTGAGCGCCGCGGGCAGCACCGCACACAGCCGGGCCACCACTGATCCGTACGACACCCACAAGGAGTCGCACCATGGAACTCACCAGCACCCTTACTGCTCCGGCAGCCCGGCGCGAGGCCGACGGGATGGCCGTCGCCTCGTTCGTGCTCGGCCTGCTCGGGCTCCTCGTCCTGAATCTCTTCCTCGGGCCCGTCGCCATCGTCCTCGCCGGCCTCGCGCTGCTGCGCGGCACCAGCCGGAAGGGGCGTGCCGTGCTCGGCCTCGGGCTCGGCGTGGCCGATCTCGTCGTCCTCGCCGCGCTCATGTCCATGGACAACACCGTGTCGTGGGGTCTCGCCGGCTGACACCGCTTGGACGCGGGCGGTGCCATGGCTCGTAGAATCGTGCGCACCATGGCCTACCTCGACCACGCAGCGACCACTCCGATGCTTCCGGAGGCGATCGCGGCGATGACCGCCCAGCTCGCCGTCACCGGCAACGCCTCCTCATTGCATGCCGCTGGGCGCCGGGCGCGACGCACCGTCGAGGAGGCCCGCGAGACGCTCGCCGAGTCGCTCGGCGCGCGCCCCAGCGAGACCGTCTTCACCGCGGGCGGCACCGAGGCGGACAACCTCGCCGTGAAGGGCCTCTAC
Proteins encoded in this region:
- a CDS encoding LysR family transcriptional regulator, with the protein product MFDSRHIRSFHEVVRTGSYSAAARSLGYTQPAITQQMKALERSVGTVLFTRVGRRMRLTEAGEALSRHAGIILGNISAAQQQMNAITGLRTGRVRVCAFPSATATLIPEALARLASGHPGVRVELQENEPPESLQRLVNGDCDITLAFHYPGLHEAVPADVVEIPLMEDQLTVLMPSRHPLARRRSVKLADLAGERWIAGCLRCRANFLHECAEQGFAPDIAFTTDDNLVIQSLVAEGLGIAMMPGLVLNFLRHRDVTGRALDPASRRQVSAYALREHLRIPATALVLDELKAVAANRMGC
- a CDS encoding TIGR03086 family metal-binding protein — encoded protein: MNASPDPRPVFARATEQIATLIATVRPEQLDAATPCDEYDVRRLLSHIVGGTRRIQVVGEGGDGLAVTPFADDVQDDGFGAAYEKVRAATLDAWADDARLDAPVRVPWGDAPGRIALSGYVMESVTHTWDLSEALGRPLELDQELARFALDFAHQALPAERRGEGVPFGTVQEAPEGADAYGELAAWLGRVPLARTTG
- a CDS encoding YafY family protein, with product MKSDRLLSILLLLQTRGQVPAHELADRLEVSVRTIYRDIEALSSSGVPVYAERGRHGGIALLPGFRTDVTGLTQDESRALFILAAQGAHAALGLDAALGSALRKVMAAMPEPHRPAAELTSRRILVDSARWMPGARGSGPAVADLDVLQDAVFADRRLRLRYRHGGDAEPSTYTVDPYGLVSKAGVWYLVADRRGAPQLFRADRVQSATRTDAPVKRRPGVELADIWGVLKRQVEDRPVGVEVTARVARDRFALFLRLNGHRIAAHPEDDGESEWITVRLGYGVLGEVRTLLPFAAGVEVLAPPEARAELARAAAAVTELYRDVPDAGNGSARR
- a CDS encoding alpha/beta fold hydrolase, whose amino-acid sequence is MTTDRDWTLDHTFAGPTGAVRWTAVGPEDAPPVVLVHGTPFSSYVWRGVARALSREHRVYAWDLPGYGTSEMAAGQDVSLAAQARVLTELLAHWGLRRPAVVAHDFGGCVALRAHLLHGARYDRLAVVDPVALAPWGSPTYRLLGAHADVFAQLPPALHEALVREYVASASHRGLHPAVLDRLVEPWCTDEGRPAFYRQIEQNDQRFTDEIQGRYGELALPVLICWGTDDTWIPVERGHELAKLIPGAELRLIEGAGHLVQEDAPAELTGELSRFLRPERLGTAP
- a CDS encoding TetR family transcriptional regulator, yielding MSHTLGIRQAQKQKTRQALLDAALQLLEEQSLSSLGLREVTRAVGVAPTAFYRHFRDMDDLGVALVEEALGSLHTTLSSLLSATGDGEERIAAAVELIVTYVRTHPAHVRFISRELHGGVQAVRSAIGDQLALFAQEVKDQFAQEPEAAGWDEDDLLMLAGTYVDHMVMTASALLEAAPDAQERVADRARRQLRLVSLGRHHWLDD
- a CDS encoding DUF4190 domain-containing protein; its protein translation is MELTSTLTAPAARREADGMAVASFVLGLLGLLVLNLFLGPVAIVLAGLALLRGTSRKGRAVLGLGLGVADLVVLAALMSMDNTVSWGLAG